One part of the Microbulbifer sp. THAF38 genome encodes these proteins:
- a CDS encoding alpha/beta hydrolase, whose translation MEFVTRNVILHYRRWWVEGAQGVVVISHGLGEHSGRYSALAAHLNRAGFSVYVPDHYGHGMSEGKRGHIEDFSLYCEDLYEFICLVKSGNPSTRLHLLGHSMGAVVACGSAIRYGAVDSIILSAPGFRGAKEPSGLELKLVLMLAKLFPGLVLSSRLDSQWLSRDTSVVEAYREDELVHRGVSLRWFETFLREREFISANLERLLVPCLMLLPESDRLVDVAVSREWFERMGSIRKMLHCFPEAYHELFNEVEEGRLARDLLCGHLKSYAPQVGPVTSG comes from the coding sequence ATGGAATTTGTAACAAGGAATGTCATTCTGCATTACCGTCGTTGGTGGGTTGAGGGTGCACAGGGGGTTGTAGTGATTTCCCATGGGTTGGGAGAGCACAGTGGTCGCTACAGTGCCTTGGCGGCGCATCTCAATCGGGCCGGCTTCAGCGTTTATGTGCCGGATCATTACGGTCACGGTATGTCGGAAGGGAAGCGGGGCCACATAGAGGATTTTTCCCTCTATTGTGAGGATCTCTATGAATTCATCTGCCTGGTCAAAAGTGGTAATCCCAGTACAAGGTTGCATCTGCTAGGGCATAGTATGGGGGCTGTGGTCGCCTGTGGTAGCGCCATTCGCTATGGTGCAGTAGACAGTATCATCCTGTCTGCGCCGGGATTCCGGGGAGCTAAAGAGCCATCGGGTTTGGAATTGAAGCTGGTGTTAATGCTGGCAAAACTGTTCCCGGGGTTGGTACTTTCCAGCAGGCTTGATAGCCAGTGGTTGAGTCGGGATACGTCGGTGGTTGAAGCCTACCGCGAGGATGAGTTGGTGCATCGCGGAGTTTCCCTGCGCTGGTTTGAGACCTTTTTGCGTGAGCGGGAATTTATTTCCGCCAATCTGGAGCGATTGTTGGTGCCCTGTCTAATGCTGCTGCCAGAATCCGATCGGCTCGTGGATGTGGCGGTCAGCCGTGAGTGGTTTGAGCGGATGGGGTCGATTCGTAAAATGTTGCACTGCTTTCCAGAGGCCTATCACGAGCTTTTTAACGAGGTGGAAGAGGGGCGCCTGGCGCGGGACTTGCTGTGTGGGCACTTGAAATCCTACGCCCCACAAGTGGGCCCTGTCACCTCTGGATAA